A part of Denitratisoma oestradiolicum genomic DNA contains:
- the pheT gene encoding phenylalanine--tRNA ligase subunit beta, giving the protein MQFSESWLRSLCNPPLDSEQLAHILTMAGLEVEAMRPVAPAFDRVVVAHIVSCEKHPDADRLNLCQVDTGEHGVLSIVCGAPNAAAGLVVPCALVGARLPGVEIKKAKVRGIESSGMLCSAKELGIAEEAAGLLVLPQDAPIGSDIRQYLNLDDQLITLKLTPNRADCLSLTGIAREVAALTGAPLTLPEASTVSPTLDAVRAVNIEAPAACPRYCGRLIRGVDGSVATPDWMRRRLERCGIRSISALVDVTNYVMLELGQPLHAFDDAKLQGAIRVRLPMAGEQLQLLNGQTITLPADAVLIADQSAALALGGIMGGELSGVTAATRDIFLESAFFAPDAIAGKARALGFTSDSSFRFERGVDFQLQRQALERASQLVIDICGGQAGPIVEAQSPEHLPVCRPVRLRTARASKVLGVEFSTAQISQLISGLGFEFRQEGDEFLVTPPSHRFDMEIEEDLIEELARLHGYDNIPAHPPRGLVTMMPLPEDRRTAMQLRRLLAGRGYRETVNFSFVDAVWEADFCANPAPITLANPIASQMGVMRSSLIGSLVGVLATNLKRQQSRVRIFELGRCFLRDNTGTPVAGFRQPQRLAALAAGPALAEQWGAPTRPVDFFDLKADVESLYPGRSLRCEKLDHPALHPGRAASIWCGERQVGLLGELHPRWVQKYELGTAPVVCELELDALLEQSLPTCGEVSRFPGVVRDLALIVDQHQPWQGLLDALRGGASTLVKDIQLFDVYQGQGIAEGRKSLAFRVVIQDTQRTLEDLEVEEIVAALVSAAERHCGAELRR; this is encoded by the coding sequence ATGCAATTCTCGGAATCCTGGCTGCGCAGCCTGTGCAACCCGCCCCTCGACAGCGAGCAACTGGCCCATATCCTGACCATGGCCGGCCTCGAAGTGGAGGCAATGCGTCCCGTGGCACCGGCCTTCGACCGTGTCGTGGTGGCCCACATCGTCTCCTGTGAAAAACATCCGGACGCCGACCGCCTCAATCTTTGCCAGGTGGACACCGGCGAACATGGCGTGCTGAGCATCGTCTGTGGCGCCCCCAACGCGGCGGCTGGCCTGGTGGTGCCTTGCGCCCTGGTGGGCGCCCGGCTGCCCGGCGTCGAGATCAAGAAGGCCAAGGTGCGCGGCATCGAAAGTAGCGGCATGCTCTGTTCGGCCAAGGAACTGGGCATCGCCGAAGAGGCCGCCGGCCTGCTGGTGCTGCCCCAGGACGCGCCCATCGGTAGCGACATCCGCCAGTACCTGAACCTGGACGATCAACTGATCACCCTCAAGCTGACCCCCAACCGAGCGGACTGCCTCTCCCTGACCGGCATCGCCCGGGAAGTGGCAGCCCTGACCGGCGCCCCCCTGACGCTGCCGGAAGCCAGCACTGTCAGTCCGACCCTGGATGCGGTCCGTGCAGTCAACATCGAAGCCCCTGCCGCCTGCCCCCGCTACTGTGGCCGGCTGATTCGCGGCGTGGATGGGTCGGTCGCCACCCCGGACTGGATGCGGCGGCGCCTGGAACGCTGCGGCATCCGCAGCATTTCGGCCCTGGTAGACGTGACCAACTATGTGATGCTGGAACTGGGTCAGCCCCTCCATGCCTTCGACGACGCCAAGCTCCAGGGCGCCATCCGGGTGCGACTGCCCATGGCAGGGGAGCAGTTGCAACTGCTCAACGGCCAGACCATCACGCTACCCGCCGATGCCGTGCTGATCGCCGATCAGTCCGCCGCCCTGGCCCTGGGCGGCATCATGGGTGGCGAGCTCTCTGGCGTCACCGCCGCTACCCGGGACATCTTCCTGGAGTCGGCCTTTTTCGCCCCCGACGCCATCGCCGGCAAGGCCCGGGCGCTGGGCTTTACATCCGACTCCTCGTTCCGTTTCGAGCGGGGCGTGGACTTCCAGTTGCAGCGCCAGGCCCTGGAACGGGCGTCCCAACTGGTGATCGACATCTGCGGCGGCCAGGCCGGACCCATCGTGGAAGCCCAGTCTCCCGAGCATCTGCCGGTATGCCGCCCGGTGCGCCTGCGCACGGCCCGGGCCAGCAAGGTGCTGGGGGTGGAGTTCAGCACCGCGCAGATTTCCCAACTGATCTCCGGTCTGGGTTTCGAGTTCCGTCAGGAGGGAGATGAATTCCTGGTCACCCCACCCTCCCATCGTTTCGACATGGAAATCGAGGAAGACCTGATCGAGGAACTGGCACGGCTCCACGGCTACGACAACATCCCGGCCCATCCCCCCCGGGGACTGGTAACCATGATGCCCCTGCCGGAAGATCGGCGCACCGCAATGCAGTTGCGCCGACTGCTGGCTGGACGGGGCTACCGGGAAACGGTCAATTTCAGTTTTGTCGACGCCGTCTGGGAGGCCGATTTCTGCGCCAACCCGGCGCCGATCACCCTGGCCAATCCCATCGCCAGCCAGATGGGCGTCATGCGCAGCAGCCTCATCGGCAGTCTGGTGGGAGTACTCGCCACCAACCTGAAGCGCCAGCAAAGTCGGGTAAGGATTTTCGAACTGGGCCGCTGCTTCCTGCGGGACAACACCGGCACTCCCGTCGCTGGATTCCGTCAGCCCCAACGTCTGGCCGCCCTGGCGGCGGGACCGGCCCTGGCCGAACAGTGGGGAGCACCCACCCGTCCGGTGGATTTCTTCGACCTCAAGGCCGACGTGGAATCCCTCTACCCGGGCCGCTCCCTGCGCTGCGAGAAACTGGATCACCCGGCCCTCCATCCCGGACGGGCGGCAAGCATCTGGTGTGGCGAACGGCAGGTAGGCCTCCTCGGCGAGCTTCATCCCCGCTGGGTGCAGAAGTACGAACTGGGCACCGCCCCGGTGGTTTGCGAACTGGAACTGGACGCCTTGCTGGAGCAGTCCCTGCCCACCTGCGGCGAAGTCTCTCGCTTCCCCGGCGTGGTGCGGGATCTAGCCCTGATCGTTGATCAGCATCAGCCTTGGCAGGGTCTGCTGGACGCCCTGCGCGGAGGCGCCAGCACCCTGGTCAAGGACATTCAGTTATTCGATGTGTATCAGGGCCAGGGGATCGCCGAAGGAAGAAAAAGCCTTGCGTTCCGGGTAGTTATACAAGATACTCAACGAACGCTTGAGGATTTGGAAGTCGAAGAAATCGTGGCGGCGCTGGTGAGTGCAGCGGAACGGCATTGCGGTGCCGAACTGCGGCGATGA
- a CDS encoding integration host factor subunit alpha, with amino-acid sequence MTLTKAELADLLFEKVGLNKREAKDMVEAFFEEVRNALEVGDSVKLSGFGNFQLRDKPQRPGRNPKTGEEIPITARRVVTFHASQKLKSAVESDQNGNPA; translated from the coding sequence ATGACGTTGACCAAGGCGGAACTGGCCGATCTGCTGTTCGAAAAAGTGGGCCTCAATAAGCGCGAGGCCAAGGATATGGTCGAGGCTTTCTTTGAGGAAGTGCGCAATGCGCTGGAAGTGGGAGATAGCGTGAAGCTTTCCGGTTTTGGCAATTTTCAATTGCGGGACAAACCCCAGCGCCCCGGACGCAATCCCAAGACCGGCGAAGAGATCCCCATCACCGCACGCCGGGTCGTGACCTTCCACGCCAGTCAAAAACTCAAGAGCGCCGTGGAGTCCGATCAGAATGGCAACCCCGCCTGA
- a CDS encoding MerR family transcriptional regulator, with protein MATPPDRIELPPIPAKRYFTIGEVSELCGVKPHVLRYWEQEFTQLKPVKRRGNRRYYQHHEVLLVRRIRQLLYEEGFTISGARNRLGEADTARAEAKTSGQAQPLRAELEEIIELLRV; from the coding sequence ATGGCAACCCCGCCTGACCGGATAGAACTGCCGCCCATCCCCGCCAAGCGCTACTTCACCATCGGTGAGGTGAGCGAGTTGTGCGGCGTCAAGCCCCATGTGCTGCGCTACTGGGAACAGGAGTTCACCCAGCTCAAGCCGGTCAAGCGGCGCGGCAACCGGCGCTACTACCAGCACCACGAAGTGCTTCTGGTGCGGCGCATCCGCCAGTTGCTCTACGAGGAAGGCTTCACCATCAGTGGCGCCCGCAACCGGCTCGGCGAAGCCGACACGGCCCGGGCCGAGGCCAAGACCTCTGGCCAAGCCCAGCCCTTGCGTGCGGAACTCGAAGAGATCATCGAATTGTTGCGTGTCTGA
- a CDS encoding type I restriction endonuclease subunit R, translating to MIESEWQTRKRRIDTRLRALGWKITPHKQGMDTSKLGAVALEEYPTANGPADYALFVRGQFLGIIEAKKVTVNPQNVLEQAKRYALGAIDGPGNWDGYRVPFLYASNGELIWHLDTRGHKRISRQISDYHTPAALTEFFKREIAQAFDWFLDTPIDHITRLRPYQQQSIFCAEKAIMDGRRQMLLALATGTGKTFLTVAMIYRLLESKAAKRILFLVDRKALAAQSVREFAAFTTPRGNKFNQEYEVYSQRFQREDFGDDQPFDPKVLPEAYLAASDESHTFLYVSTIQRMTINLFGREGAFPQDGNDPEMEDDAGKLDIPIHAFDIIIADECHRGYTSSETAIWRQTLQYFDAIKIGLTATPAAHTVAFFGEPIFRYTVEQAVQEGYLVDYDAVSIHSDVRLNGAFLKPGESVGMVDTTTGEEVFDQLEDERQFSSTEIEQKITAPESNRKIIQEIAKYAYEHEERTGHFPKILIFAVNDLPHTSHSDQLVRICREVFNQGDEFVQKITGNPNVDRPLQRIREFRNRPNPKVVVSVDMLTTGVDIPALEFIVFLRPVKSRILWEQMLGRGTRRCPEINKTHFTIFDCFGGTLIEYFKDASAFKVESLQKEAVPLAQVIENIWNNVDRDYNVKVLVRRLQRIEKDMSGEARQQFAQYIEDGDMGRFAASLPKRIKEDFTATLKLLRDPAFQDLLLNYPRAKRSFLVGYEIGDNVTSEWKFRVEEEYLKPEDYLTRFATFIQAKQSEIEALQVLMSRPQDWRTDVLDGLRQKLRSASFDERDLQKASELVHHRLADIISLVKHAAKDASPIYTAEERVDHAMTQLLAQNQFSDEQLQWLQLIREHLIKNLTIELDDFDAPIFFQRGGLGKAKKVFAGELAPLLQRINEALASI from the coding sequence ATGATCGAATCCGAATGGCAGACCCGCAAGCGCCGTATCGATACCCGGCTGCGTGCGCTTGGCTGGAAGATCACCCCGCATAAGCAGGGCATGGATACGTCCAAGCTGGGCGCTGTAGCCCTTGAGGAATATCCGACTGCCAATGGCCCCGCCGATTACGCGCTGTTCGTGCGCGGCCAATTTCTCGGCATCATCGAAGCCAAGAAGGTCACGGTCAATCCGCAGAACGTCCTGGAGCAAGCCAAACGGTATGCCCTCGGGGCCATCGATGGGCCGGGAAATTGGGATGGTTACCGCGTGCCGTTCCTGTACGCCAGCAACGGAGAACTTATCTGGCATCTCGACACAAGAGGCCACAAGCGTATCTCCCGGCAGATTTCCGATTACCACACGCCTGCCGCCCTGACCGAGTTTTTCAAGCGCGAAATCGCACAGGCATTCGACTGGTTCCTCGACACGCCGATTGACCATATCACCCGCTTGCGCCCTTACCAGCAGCAGTCCATTTTCTGCGCCGAGAAAGCGATCATGGACGGACGACGGCAGATGTTGCTGGCGCTGGCCACCGGCACGGGCAAGACCTTCCTCACGGTAGCGATGATCTACCGCCTGCTCGAATCCAAGGCCGCCAAGCGCATTCTGTTCCTCGTGGATCGCAAAGCTCTGGCCGCACAGTCGGTGCGGGAGTTTGCAGCCTTCACCACGCCAAGGGGCAACAAGTTCAATCAGGAGTACGAGGTCTATAGCCAGCGGTTCCAGCGCGAGGACTTCGGCGACGATCAGCCCTTCGATCCCAAGGTACTGCCTGAAGCTTATCTCGCTGCCTCGGACGAGTCGCATACCTTTCTGTACGTCTCGACCATCCAGCGGATGACTATCAACCTGTTTGGCAGGGAAGGCGCGTTCCCGCAGGACGGCAACGACCCAGAGATGGAAGACGACGCGGGCAAGCTCGACATCCCGATCCACGCCTTCGACATCATCATCGCCGACGAATGCCACCGGGGCTACACGTCATCGGAAACCGCAATCTGGCGACAGACACTCCAGTATTTCGACGCCATCAAGATTGGTCTGACCGCTACTCCTGCCGCCCATACCGTGGCCTTCTTCGGCGAGCCGATCTTCCGCTATACCGTCGAGCAGGCCGTACAGGAAGGCTATCTCGTCGATTACGATGCCGTATCCATCCACTCCGATGTTCGGCTCAACGGCGCATTCCTCAAGCCCGGCGAGTCCGTGGGCATGGTCGATACCACCACGGGCGAGGAAGTCTTCGACCAGCTTGAAGACGAACGGCAATTCTCTTCCACCGAGATCGAACAGAAGATCACCGCGCCGGAGTCGAACCGCAAGATTATCCAAGAGATCGCCAAGTACGCCTACGAGCATGAGGAGCGTACCGGTCATTTCCCGAAAATCCTGATCTTCGCCGTCAATGATCTTCCCCACACGTCGCATTCCGACCAACTGGTGCGAATCTGCCGCGAGGTATTCAATCAGGGCGACGAGTTCGTACAGAAGATCACGGGCAACCCCAACGTGGATCGCCCATTGCAGCGCATCCGCGAGTTCCGTAACCGCCCCAATCCCAAGGTTGTGGTATCGGTCGATATGCTCACCACGGGCGTCGATATTCCGGCGCTGGAGTTCATCGTATTCCTGCGTCCGGTGAAGTCCCGCATCCTCTGGGAGCAGATGCTGGGGCGCGGCACCCGCCGCTGCCCGGAGATCAACAAAACGCACTTCACGATCTTCGATTGCTTCGGCGGCACCCTGATCGAATACTTCAAGGACGCATCGGCCTTCAAGGTCGAATCCTTGCAGAAGGAAGCCGTGCCGTTGGCCCAGGTGATTGAGAACATCTGGAACAACGTGGATCGGGACTACAACGTCAAAGTCCTGGTTCGCCGCCTGCAACGCATCGAGAAGGACATGAGCGGCGAGGCCCGGCAGCAGTTCGCTCAGTACATCGAAGACGGAGACATGGGACGCTTCGCCGCCAGCCTGCCGAAGCGGATCAAGGAAGATTTCACGGCCACGCTGAAACTGTTGCGCGATCCGGCATTCCAAGACCTGCTGCTCAACTACCCCCGTGCCAAGCGCAGTTTTCTCGTTGGCTATGAGATCGGCGACAACGTCACTTCCGAATGGAAATTCCGTGTCGAAGAGGAATATCTCAAGCCAGAGGACTACTTGACCCGGTTCGCCACTTTCATTCAGGCCAAGCAATCCGAGATCGAAGCCCTGCAAGTCCTGATGAGCCGCCCGCAGGACTGGCGCACCGACGTACTGGATGGTTTGCGCCAGAAGCTCCGATCTGCCAGCTTCGATGAGCGCGACCTACAGAAGGCATCGGAACTTGTTCATCACCGGCTGGCCGATATCATCTCCCTGGTTAAGCATGCCGCCAAGGACGCATCGCCGATCTATACCGCCGAGGAGCGGGTAGATCATGCCATGACCCAGTTGCTGGCACAGAATCAGTTCTCCGATGAGCAACTCCAGTGGCTACAGTTGATCCGTGAACATCTGATCAAGAACCTCACCATCGAGCTTGACGACTTCGACGCCCCGATCTTCTTTCAGCGGGGCGGGCTGGGCAAGGCCAAAAAGGTCTTCGCCGGGGAATTGGCTCCGCTGCTCCAGCGGATCAACGAGGCGCTGGCGTCGATCTAA
- the parS gene encoding type II RES/Xre toxin-antitoxin system antitoxin yields MSTAAIAHPVLSVESLLGGKRVLQAKPRTSLDWVAVIRQGISSAAVDALAKTIRVTQSELAVALGIPERTLARRKKEGTLNSEESAKLVRLARVVEQAEEVFEDLNVSLDWLKSPNAALAGATPLSLLDTDIGAESVMDTLGRIEHGVFA; encoded by the coding sequence ATGAGCACAGCGGCAATTGCACATCCTGTTCTCTCGGTTGAATCCCTACTCGGCGGCAAGCGGGTTTTGCAGGCCAAACCCCGTACTTCTCTTGATTGGGTAGCGGTCATTCGTCAGGGCATTTCGTCGGCAGCGGTAGATGCGCTGGCCAAGACCATTCGCGTCACCCAATCCGAGCTTGCCGTGGCCCTGGGCATCCCGGAGCGCACCCTGGCACGGCGCAAGAAGGAAGGCACCCTCAACAGCGAGGAGTCGGCCAAGCTGGTGCGGTTAGCTCGTGTTGTCGAGCAGGCCGAGGAAGTCTTTGAAGACCTGAATGTCTCCCTCGACTGGTTGAAGTCCCCCAACGCCGCGCTAGCCGGCGCAACCCCGCTATCTCTTCTGGATACCGACATCGGCGCGGAAAGCGTCATGGACACGCTGGGCCGCATCGAGCACGGCGTTTTTGCCTGA
- a CDS encoding RES family NAD+ phosphorylase, whose amino-acid sequence MTVVWRLLTARFAQPKESAFSGEGARLYGGRWNGKGVPMVYTSGSQSLAVLEILVQDEPLRARYVMIPATLPKNMKIERITPEQLPADWRSLAAREQLQAIGTYWAKRRSSAVLAVPSAIIPSETNYLLNPLHPSFAKIEIGEPQDFITDLRLIRK is encoded by the coding sequence ATGACCGTCGTCTGGCGGCTGCTCACCGCCCGGTTCGCGCAACCCAAGGAAAGCGCGTTCTCCGGCGAGGGTGCCCGGCTGTATGGCGGGCGCTGGAACGGCAAGGGCGTGCCGATGGTGTACACCTCAGGCAGCCAGTCCCTGGCAGTGCTGGAAATATTGGTGCAGGACGAGCCGCTGCGGGCGCGGTACGTCATGATCCCCGCCACCCTGCCGAAGAACATGAAGATCGAACGAATCACGCCCGAGCAGCTTCCCGCCGACTGGCGCAGTCTCGCCGCACGGGAACAGTTGCAGGCCATCGGCACCTATTGGGCCAAGCGCCGGTCGAGTGCGGTGCTGGCCGTACCCAGCGCCATCATTCCCTCCGAAACCAATTACCTGCTCAATCCGCTGCATCCCTCTTTCGCCAAGATCGAGATCGGTGAGCCGCAGGACTTCATCACCGACTTGAGATTGATCCGAAAATGA